The genomic interval AATCCTTTGAAAATGATGAACATATGAGGAATGTTTTTAAATGACCATCATCCTTGAGCTATAATGCAATTATGTGTGTATCCAAATATGCAGGGGGAGTTTAAACcacacttttaagaaaaatgaataagagTTTATCATCTAAAATCTCTTGCATACTAAGTTttgttatgaaggatgaacatGCGATGGATGtgtttaaatgaaattcatccttgaacgttaatgcacttATGTATTCCTAAGACTATACCGGAGAGTTTAGGTCTCATCCTTGTGAAAAAGATTAATAGTACTTGCCCCATGGACTCACACttttattgtttctactttttgagtcctaattTCTTTTGGTACCCTGAATATCATATCCTGTCTTTGTCgaatcatctttgatatggattgttcctggtACACATGAACACATTGCACATGACTTGATATTAGATCTCTAGTGCATGTGTTCTAGGAAtaattttactagtaaaatataaattgtttaacatatatatagcaaaatttatttaagaatgaaaatagtacttatactatttaaactctcaatgaaaattttttttttttttgcattaataTAATTAGTTGACAATATCTAAGCacgaattcaaattgatagggggaacatctaaacataaaatcatatCTTGTGTTGCTCACCAATATTTTAGGCTTAGATTTATCttaaattcattgtggcttgtacTTAAATgagatgattttattgaaaatctttagTTAAAACATATTGTTTCGCCACAGTTCtttgttttgccatatgatccctatttttaaatttatttaatatttttggaTCTATGTAGTTGCATTTTTTTGGTACTTTGTGATTTGTACTTAAATAATAAACTagaaaaataatgcttgcttgaattttgaattaaagtattttttttatttgcaagCATTGCCCCcagtatttattgaaaatcataaggggatatatatatttatatatacatttttaaaagcaaggtttgaacttatatagaatatttttatattttgtttgtgtgcttaaatgttttcatGACTGTACTTGtattgttttgaatttttatgacatgaaattatattgtttataaattttaaaagggtgTTGCTTAACTGGTTCATTGACTTTACATGAAATGTATGTGAACTTGTTAGATCATGTTTATACTCAAACATATTTTCTCATATGCCgcatgtttttaaattccaatctttgcgGGGTCTCatgttgtgcttaaattgaaatggtttgtgcatattgaTCTGACCTTGTTCATCATGTCATTTTTATCTTTTAGATGACCAACTAAAATTGTTTTGTGTGCTTAATTCCTATTTTTTAAAAAcagttcaaaattttctatgctcaAATCCAATACCAAAAAAGGAGAGTGTTTTTTTAAGATAAATAaagttttttcaaaaaggggagtTCTTCTTACTAAGtctattttaaatgataaaattattttatacttaaccctttttactgatgccaaaaaggggagaatgttttatgagcaaaatgttaaTGACTAAAAAGGGAAAATCTTTAGGGGCAAATATTTAAGCATGCGctttaatgcaaaaattaaatacataattttatttGTTATGTCTTCTTCAATGAATATGCTTGAATTTTATTGTTTgtattttacattatgcatatacTTAGAGGAAGTTTTTTTGGACTTATCATATTTTGCTCTTggatgtttgtcatcatcaaaaaggatgatattgttgactttttaagttcgatccttgttttgatattgacaaagcACGTGTATCTTATTTGTTATATCTTCTTCCATGAATATGCTTGAGTTTTATTGTTTGTATTTTACATTACGCATATTCTTAGgaggagccttttcaggcttatcccattttgctcttgggtgtttgtcatcatcaaaaagggggagattgttggtttttttagtccgatccctattttgacgCTGACAAAGCACgtatatcttatgtgtgcatttaagtGTGTGAACAGATACATATTTCAAATCACGCATAAGATCAAGGGAAAATGGATGCCAGAGGGCGATATTGTCTGACATATTCCATAAAGATaggagagcaaagaagaagaagaaagaagaaaaagtaaaCATGTTtcaatttgtaaatgcatttagttttcatatctggtctataataatgcatacatcctacatgatatgatttgaatgctcagatagGACCATAatttgaccatagggaatcaaatgaccttaggatACTTAACATTCCTAAGAATAACCTTTTTCATAaacattaaaatcatacaaaagttTTAGAATTAATTAAGATCAAATttaggggcaaaattggaattttaaatgccctcggtcgaccaaccatatCTGATGGTCGACCAAACGACTGTTTGCCCcagagtcaaaatgttgaccatagttcggttgaccgacctcTTGTTGTgttaaatgccttggtcgaccaaatcttgaaaagtcaacagtttgacttgccttggtcaaccgacgtatttttgaactaaccttcctcagttgactgaactataaaaatttacttttccaccaacttggtcgaccgaactgatatttcaaaataaccttggtcgatcgaacctcaaagatggtcaaccaaacctaagccatggtcgaccgaacctacaatgaattcaaaattgccacggtcgatcgaacttattaatatagtcgaccgaaccttctcTATGGTTGACTAAACCTCTCgagttccaaatttttttaagGGCTTACGTAATTatcttttaattaaataatttgcaAAATACCCCTgcgtgtccctaacagtcattattttctgaaaatctataaatgccccatcataagccaagattagtattttctctcaaatttttcacttaatcaaagttccctcaccCACTCTCttatttcaaaaattactttGAGGTTATATTTttacactctccaactctctttattattttttagaaaatcttttgaaagtgAGTATCTTTAAtttagggcatttatttttgtatccatgctttcatagaaaaatttttatgttgaaaaaattatttgaaaaaccaaaaccctaggttcttctacttctcattgaaaatatttatggagaaatattttataggaTTCAgatctttgagtattttatcatatacattatttttcaaagattgaaaatgttGTTTGATAAcacctttctctactgagcataactcatatcataagagagtgcatgtgtttgagttttaatgtgtgcatccatgcttgtatttagaagtattttattatgtacaaaaaAATGTCTTGAATACATCGATTGGGTTCATCTCGTAAATTGAACTATGAAGTCTCAGCCCTAtaagtgagaccagttgggttcaaCCCGGTAGATTGAATTGAGGAATCTCCGTCTCATAAGGAaaacaagttgggctcaaccttgtaattgaatTGGTGTTTAccttgcctcgtaaggagagaTTGTAACAGCTTCTACTTTGCCTGTTTAAGTGAACAAggatagtggaatctttgggaggtatgcccaaggcgaggacgtaagttggtttggccaaacctcgataacaaatctgtgtcactttctctctatctcatttatatttctgcatttaaATTTTCGTATGTGTATGTTTTCATTTgtcattataattatttgcatgcaaacttctattttaaatgagatatgttttcaCGTGTATGTCtgattttattgttttattaattcACAAACACACAtaaaaatgagatatgatttgtggtgaattgacgtaaatgtttaatttagacaaaatatttttaaaacccaatttacccccctcttatgatcacactaattccaacaaaaaGTTTCTCAAATTTTATGGAATTGTACTTTGTTTCTTCAAATTTTAATTGTGAAATAGAAAATATTCATTAACCTTTTGCGACTTAATTTTTTATCCTAAGATATTATCATAGTCTATCTCTAAATTGCATGAGAGAATATGAGAGGGATGCAATGAATAGGTAAGGTCTTTGCTTATAGAAATCATATTTATTTGAGACATTTCAtgtgaaaaaattaatttttttttatagttgaTTGAAATTCAATGAGTGTATTGTTATAATTCAAAAAACTCTCTCGAtctgaaaatataaattttgaatcttaaatttaaatttaaatttgtataaatttgaaaaaatttaatataatttaatgttgtattttttaaaaaacccaTGCAAAGAAtaaattttcgtacaaatttaTATCACATTTTGTCAAAACTTAagcaaattaaaattttagatttttattaaGGTTGTGGTATTTGTGTAATTTGCCCACTTGAAAATTGAAAGGTTGGATTTTACAGGTATCATTAGATGCAGTATTAGTCACTTACCTACCATGTACCCGTTctttaaatattaagaaaaaaactGGCTGTCCCGGTTTCCGGTCCGTGTCTGCCTTTTGATTTTGAACTGTGAAAAGCGAGAGCCCAATGAGCAATGACCGGTATGGAGAGTGGACGCTCTGGACTTTGAGGCTTTGCTACAACGGACTTCTTCTACAGTGGTCTCTCcacaggtctctctctctctctctctctctctctctctctctctccatgatTTGTAGAATGTGTGTTCTTTGTTGTATTATTggttttgatttgtaaaataaaatGCGGATTTTATGCGCTTGTTATGATGTTGTGGGACTTGCTATAATTGTTCAATTTTAAACATTCCTGTTATGAGGTTTATGGGAATTTAGGGGGTATCAGGTGTGTGTTTTCTTCATTATATAAATTGTCAAAAAAACTGAAGGGAGGTTTTGATGTGATTCATGCTCTGAATTTGGGTTTTTGATCTTTTTATGGGgagttttgaattttcttttaggTCGCCCGTTCTTCTATTTCGTGTTTCAAATGTGTTCTGGCTTTGCAACCAAGACATTGAAATATGGTGTTGTTTTGAATTCTGATAGATACTTGGACGTCTAATTCTCTGTGTAAGAAAAACTCAAAACAATCAATTTTTACAGTTCATCTGACTTTTGGAAactgaatgttttttttttcccaatttattgCCAGGCAATTGACGCAGAATGATAAAGTGTGCAGCTTTAAACATCCCGTAGCTGAAAGGAATTTATCTGGCATAACTAGTGGATGCCAGATGCTCCTTTTAGTTTTTGGCATGAATATAGTTGGTAAATGGGTCTTTCCCGAGATAATGGcaattttggttttggggttcaGCTAACCATTTTCTAGGAAATGAAATCTAGTAGGAAAAATAGTGATTTGATATGATGGTATTGATACATAATAGTGAGCTTTGATTGGGATTTTTTTTACAATTAGAAGTTGGTATAGGTTGTTATGGACCTAGCCAAGAGCAAAAACAATTGCAAGCGTGCAACTCAATCCTGCAATTGTTACAAAGTTGCAACTCTTACTAAAACTATTTTGGGTTCAacccaaattttgaatttcaaagacaAGTACATCCTTGGGGACCAATTGGGATGGGGGCAATTTGGTGTCATAAGGGCTTGCTCAGATAAGTTAACTGGTGAGATGTTGGCTTGCAAGTCTATTGCCAAAGAGAGATTAGTTACAGTGGATGATGTGCGTAGTATCAAGCTCGAAATTGAAATAATGACTAGGTTATCTGGGCACCCAAATGTTGTGGATCTCAAAGCAGTTTATGAGGAGGAAGATTTTGTGCATCTAGTGATGGAGTTATGTGCGGGTGGGGAGCTTTTTCACCGGCTTGAGAAGCATGGGAAATTCTCTGAGTTTGAGGCTAGGATTCTCTTTAGGCATCTAATGCAAGTGGTTGTATATTGTCATGAAAAAGGTATTGTACACAGAGATTTGAAGCCAGAAAACATCCTCCTGGCGACCAAGTCCTTGTCATCACCAATCAAATTGGCAGATTTTGGCCTAGCAACCTATATTAAACCCGGTAAGTCTTTCTAGTTGTCTTTCTTTGATTGTGTTTAAGCCAAATCTTTAAACACGTTTTTGCCTTGTCAACAGGTCAAAACTTACATGGGACTGTTGGGAGTCCATTTTATATTGCTCCTGAGGTCCTGGCCGGAGGATATAACCAGGCTGCTGATGTGTGGAGTGCTGGTGCTATCCTATACATTCTTCTGAGTGGGATGCCTCCATTTTGGGGAAAGACTAAGTCAAGGATCTTTGATGCTGTTAGGGCTGCGGATCTGAGGTTCCCACCCGATATTTGGGATGGCATATCTTTGTCTGCCAAGGACTTGATCACCGGGATGCTCTGTGTAGACCCTTCCAGGAGGCTTACTGCTTCACAAGTTCTGTGTATGTTAGCAAATTGTTTGTTTTTATGAAGCGCTTGAAAATGAAATTTTGGTTTGTTTCTAGACTTGAATTGTGATTATGGAGGACAAATAATTAGAAAGTTGTTCTTGACATTCAAAATGTTATTCCATGAAAATTTGTCCTTGACAGGTTCCAAGTCAGTCAGTGTTGCAGAAATGTTATCCCTAGATTAGTCCATCAGTTATATCTCTTGAAGACCATCTTGAATATGTAATTTTCTGTAATAGATTGATAGTAGTATTTGTCATCCTAGGAAGCACCTTTTAGGTTCCCGCAATTATGGCCGTGCAAAGGCCTTCTGGAAACTAGCAttattgtttttcttttcctattCTTTTGGCTAGGCAATTCATTGGTTTCTGTTTGCCCACATGGTCTATAATTTGAGTTTGTAAGTGATGTTCTGGAGAAAATGGTAAATATCTTTTATATTGCCAGTGATCAAATGTTTAAATGCTTTTTAAAGTGCAATTGATTGTATATCAAAGTCAATTTCATATTTAATGCTTATGCCTAAATTGAAATTCACATCCAGATTTGACCCAACACAATGGTTTTCCATGAATTGCTTATATTTGGTTTACTGTTCTTTACAGCTCACTCTTGGATGATGGATAGTGCAGAGGCAGCTCAACCACCATGTTGTGAACAACTTGAAGTGCACAGCAGTGCTTTCTCTGCTCCTTTCATTGCCAGAAATCAGGATTATAGTTTCAGTGATCGATCATTTGCAACTGCTGATGGCCAAATGGGGCATTCACCTGCATTGACATGCAGATCATCATTTTCTGCGTTCTTGGTTAACAATAGCTCACTTTCCTCTGTATCTGGAGCTTTTTCTTTCAATAGCTGTTGTGAAGCAAATGCAACAGAATTCTTATCCTTGCTTCCCTCTATGCCAAGTTTTAGCTTCTTCAGTCCAAGTTCTGCAGTTCAGCAGGGAAATTGTGCTTCAGATTTCAAAACCAATGAGTCAATGCTCAATGCAATTCATGGAGGTATGTGCATGTTTCTTAGATTCCTATCCCATTTCATGGAAAACCGTACAAGGAAAGTACTATATATCATGGTAAAGCTTGTTTCAAGCTCACTCTCTGGTTTCCTATGCCCCAAATATGAAATTTGGGAGAATTATTGGATAATGTTTCCCACAGATGGTAGCAGAGTATTAAATTTTCCATATTTGTTGATCAAACGTTTCATCTGAATTCCTTTCTGCCCATGCAGAATCAAGCTTGGGGAAATTATTGGGACTATCAGATTCTTCAGGTCCTGTTAGGCATGAGTTTGGAGAAATGGAGCATGAAACAGAAATTAGGAGGGGAGAAACCAGTGGATCCAGGGTATCAGCCATACACAGCAAAAGAAATCACACTATCGGACTAGGTGAGCTTGATCTGGTGGTAACCGAATCAGTGATCCGCTGGGCATCATGCACATGCATCTCAAGTGCCCCATCTCTAAGATCCTCACTCGTCTGCTGAAAGAATGGACAAAGAACTAGTACACATGATGGCATCTCGCTTGAGTCATTCCCAAGGGAAAACTCATTTATGCAGATATTGGCAAGACTGGACTCACTGTTGGAGCTGCATACTGAAGTTGAACTGAGACACCAGTCTGGTGTATAGTGCCTTTTTTGACTCAGCATGATAGTGGGATGGTGCTTTTCTGATTTGAAAGGCTTACTTGTGCAAAGCAGGTGGCGTGATTGGACAGTTGGGAGTTTGAACTTCAGGATTCAGCTCCTAACATCTTTTGAACATTTCAATGGCTCCAAGTGAAATATATTTGATTATTCAATCAGTTTCTAACATCAGTGCTATGACTTGGGAAAATTTTTCCATCTCGATTTTGAATCTCGTGGTTTGGCCATATTGGTTATAGAATTGTTCTTTTAGTTTGCGGCCTTTCTTGGGACCTGTACAGTACTTTGAATTTAAACCTAATAAAATGGTTTGGAGAGGAAGAAAGGGGCTGGGTGGAGTGTATAAATTGAGAATGTACTTTCAAAATTCAAGTAGtgtgttgggaaaactcattcAACATATGGTTGCTTTTAGTCCAAAATGGAATCATTTGAAAACTCATTGTCAacttatttatgttttttttgtttttgtttggtaGTTATGAATATTAAATAGGTTTGCTTGTCAATCTTAGGGTATTACTAGTAACCAGCccaaaaacaagaaaagaaaggagGGGGGGTGGGGAGAGGAGAATAGGTAGGATATACATTGATTTCAGGCAACTGTTTGTTTGATTTGGATGCCCGAACCCAGATTTTACTTGTATGTTGGTTTTGTGTATGTTCGATTGATTGTTTGATTCGGTCACTCGAACCCAGATTTTACATGGTGCATTTGCTTGATGCTATTGTGGTTTGGAGTCTTGGTCTCCTTTCTCTTGGTATGCCCAGAAGCACCGTACATATctattttgatcaatatatttacattCAAtgaaccaacaaaaaaaaaaaaaaaatttatgttccAACGATTACCTCGGCGGTTGTGGACCATTGCTTCACCGCAGCAGAAAGTCGCAGAATAAAATTAGAAAGAGCGATGCGTTTGCCGGGAGTCGAACCCGGGTCTATTGCTTGGAAGGCAATTATCCTAACCGTTGGACTACAAACGCTTGTTGCTTGCGGCTTATCAACAATCTCTATGAAAGATGCAGACAATTCCTCAATGGTTCTCTTTTCATTTTGGTTGTAAAATGAAGAATTACGCGGTGTGTTGAGTCATAGGTGCGCCTTTGAACAGGAAAGCTCGCTTAGCGATGGCATGTATTATCCTTGAAGAAATTTTATTCACTCGTTCTGGGCAAAGTTGTGCATTAGATTTCTCTACTGGCCTTTGTTTTTGTCCAGAATTCGGATTAAAGATTAAGCCACACGAACTTGCTTGTTGAACTACTCTCATGTGCCACACTGTAAAAGTTATAAATGATGGAGAATGTCATTTATGTTAATCATCATATAATTTCATCTCAAactaaataaaatttcaattttttattaatttaaataacATAAACCACCTGCTTTAAATAATGCtaaataatttattcatttatttatttgtaacTGTAGTAATTTACTTTTGAATGTATTCATCTAATTATCTATAAATACTCATCTCTGAGCTAGTGGAATATTGATCATAAGTCATGCGGACGGATTGTGCGTGTATGTAAAAAGACTGTTATGATAAATCTTGGCAGTTGTCACTTCCTAAGattatgtacacacacacacaacaatcacataaaataaataaaatcacaAGAGAAACGAAAGAACAATGAATTTTTGTGGTTTGGTGATGCGCCTAAGTCCACGAAGCTCCTATGCAATTTCCACTATTATTAAACAAAAATTGCCTTCAGGTTTCTACCTTTGACTACAATACGTATTACATTGCCCTATATGAAAAATTCCAAAATACTCTCATATGAAAATTATCCCTCGACTCAAATTATAGTACTGTACCGCCTGGAAGGGGGAGGGGAAGCTCCCCTGCATCCCCCAATGCACCCCCGTTGGATTTACCTCAAGTAAATAAGAAGGTTTCATGCATGGAGGGCTCAACAGATATATAGTAGAAGACACCTATTATCTCAGGAGCAACATGGTTCATGCCTCAATCTTAGCCTTCCTCCAACTAATCCTTCATTCGTAGGTCCTAACTTCATTTGAGAACTACAATATTTTGACATGAAAAGTCTTTATTTTAATTGCCATTGTGGATGACAAACTTGCAGTCTAAAAAATATTTCCACCATCCACCAAATTGTGGCAGATTATACTTTAAATTGATGTTGAGGTAATATCTTtcacaattttaatttttgattattataaatttattatttaacgGTTTAAAGTTAATTCAGCATATTTGTTTCATATTATGATAAAAAGATTATGAGTTTAAGATGATTTATTTTGTTGACACTTTTATGGACCATTTTCTACATTTGCACCATTTTTCATTAAAATCTCTATGAATTTTGATGCTATTGATTGTGGTCTATAGagttattttctattaaataaatattatagtttgttatgatatgtggctcatatactgaATGAGATACATGTACAAAGGGAGAAAACATAGTACAAAATCAAAGTGTTGGTGGAGTAGTAGGGAAACGGTCGAAGAATTGGCTataaccatcgacagtttggcaCCTAATTTCAGACAATTTTATTCTGTctaaaaccgtcaatgatttggCTTGGAAACCCAGCGcggatttttaaattttgaataagggGACGTTAATTTGGTTGGGGTTTAGAGGGAAAACCTCTGagaactttatatatacgttgTCTAAGATGTATATGTAAGGATGTTGA from Malania oleifera isolate guangnan ecotype guangnan chromosome 9, ASM2987363v1, whole genome shotgun sequence carries:
- the LOC131164863 gene encoding calcium-dependent protein kinase 26-like, which gives rise to MDLAKSKNNCKRATQSCNCYKVATLTKTILGSTQILNFKDKYILGDQLGWGQFGVIRACSDKLTGEMLACKSIAKERLVTVDDVRSIKLEIEIMTRLSGHPNVVDLKAVYEEEDFVHLVMELCAGGELFHRLEKHGKFSEFEARILFRHLMQVVVYCHEKGIVHRDLKPENILLATKSLSSPIKLADFGLATYIKPGQNLHGTVGSPFYIAPEVLAGGYNQAADVWSAGAILYILLSGMPPFWGKTKSRIFDAVRAADLRFPPDIWDGISLSAKDLITGMLCVDPSRRLTASQVLSHSWMMDSAEAAQPPCCEQLEVHSSAFSAPFIARNQDYSFSDRSFATADGQMGHSPALTCRSSFSAFLVNNSSLSSVSGAFSFNSCCEANATEFLSLLPSMPSFSFFSPSSAVQQGNCASDFKTNESMLNAIHGESSLGKLLGLSDSSGPVRHEFGEMEHETEIRRGETSGSRVSAIHSKRNHTIGLGELDLVVTESVIRWASCTCISSAPSLRSSLVC